Proteins encoded within one genomic window of Balaenoptera ricei isolate mBalRic1 chromosome 10, mBalRic1.hap2, whole genome shotgun sequence:
- the MYF6 gene encoding myogenic factor 6 isoform X1: protein MMMDLFETGSYFFYLDGENVTLQPLEVAEGSPLYPGSDGTLSPCQDQMPPEAGSDSSGEEHVLAPPGLQPPHCPGQCLIWACKTCKRKSAPTDRRKAATLRERRRLKKINEAFEALKRRTVANPNQRLPKVEILRSAINYIERLQDLLHRLDQQDKMQELGVDPFSYRAKQESLEGADFLRTCSSQWPSVSDHSRGLVITAKEGGASIDSSASSSLRCLSSIVDSISSEEHKLPCVEEVVEK from the exons ATGATGATGGACCTTTTTGAAACTGGCTCCTATTTCTTCTACTTGGATGGGGAAAATGTTACCCTGCAGCCGTTAGAAGTGGCAGAGGGCTCTCCTTTGTATCCAGGGAGTGATGGTACCCTGTCCCCCTGCCAGGACCAAATGCCCCCGGAAGCTGGGAGCGACAGCAGCGGAGAGGAACATGTCCTGGCGCCCCCAGGCCTGCAGCCTCCCCACTGCCCCGGCCAATGCCTGATCTGGGCTTGCAAGACCTGCAAGAGAAAATCTGCCCCCACCGACCGGCGGAAGGCCGCCACCCTGCGCGAGAGGAGGCGGCTAAAGAAGATCAACGAGGCCTTCGAGGCACTGAAGCGGCGGACTGTGGCCAACCCCAACCAGAGACTGCCCAAGGTGGAGATTCTGCGGAGCGCCATCAACTACATAGAGCGGTTGCAGGACCTGCTGCACCGGCTAGATCAGCAGGACAAAATGCAGGAGCTCGGGGTGGACCCCTTCAGCTACAGAGCCAAGCAAGAGAGT CTTGAGGGTGCGGATTTCCTGCGCACCTGCAGCTCCCAGTGGCCAAGTGTTTCGGATCATTCCAGGGGGCTCGTGATAACTGCCAAGGAAG GAGGGGCAAGCATTGATTCATCGGCCTCGAGTAGCCTTCGATGCCTCTCTTCCATCGTGGACAGCATCTCCTCGGAGGAGCACAAACTCCCCTGCGTGGAGGAGGTGGTGGAGAAGTAA
- the MYF6 gene encoding myogenic factor 6 isoform X2: MMMDLFETGSYFFYLDGENVTLQPLEVAEGSPLYPGSDGTLSPCQDQMPPEAGSDSSGEEHVLAPPGLQPPHCPGQCLIWACKTCKRKSAPTDRRKAATLRERRRLKKINEAFEALKRRTVANPNQRLPKVEILRSAINYIERLQDLLHRLDQQDKMQELGVDPFSYRAKQESLEGADFLRTCSSQWPSVSDHSRGLVITAKEGPAALREEAFIRCTRGCAGF, translated from the exons ATGATGATGGACCTTTTTGAAACTGGCTCCTATTTCTTCTACTTGGATGGGGAAAATGTTACCCTGCAGCCGTTAGAAGTGGCAGAGGGCTCTCCTTTGTATCCAGGGAGTGATGGTACCCTGTCCCCCTGCCAGGACCAAATGCCCCCGGAAGCTGGGAGCGACAGCAGCGGAGAGGAACATGTCCTGGCGCCCCCAGGCCTGCAGCCTCCCCACTGCCCCGGCCAATGCCTGATCTGGGCTTGCAAGACCTGCAAGAGAAAATCTGCCCCCACCGACCGGCGGAAGGCCGCCACCCTGCGCGAGAGGAGGCGGCTAAAGAAGATCAACGAGGCCTTCGAGGCACTGAAGCGGCGGACTGTGGCCAACCCCAACCAGAGACTGCCCAAGGTGGAGATTCTGCGGAGCGCCATCAACTACATAGAGCGGTTGCAGGACCTGCTGCACCGGCTAGATCAGCAGGACAAAATGCAGGAGCTCGGGGTGGACCCCTTCAGCTACAGAGCCAAGCAAGAGAGT CTTGAGGGTGCGGATTTCCTGCGCACCTGCAGCTCCCAGTGGCCAAGTGTTTCGGATCATTCCAGGGGGCTCGTGATAACTGCCAAGGAAG GCCCGGCGGCCCTTCGTGAGGAAGCATTCATACGGTGCACCAGGGGCTGTGCTGGCTTCTGA